A window of Babesia microti strain RI chromosome III, complete genome contains these coding sequences:
- a CDS encoding hypothetical protein (overlaps_old_locusTagID:BBM_III03045) — MINRSENKSNLACRIYSYTCIITCVTIYLIVLHSTLSKPPINSPFNDSLWDKSQLLFMFSLFLELLDYIYKGARGVIQDLYFTTILLLLKFSIVFLILNFTGFVSNPLYVLIFICSETFTILVKHLNIVLEFHRKQIPFVEYLDETVSLYSFSTSTFSQLLLVIEALPEMKKNQYFRWFPSPLPNKLNFFIDLYITFIVLILASLVSSIGTYYRKLTCKKSI; from the exons ATGATCAACCGTTCTGAAAATAAGTCTAATTTGGCATGCAGAATATACTCTTACACATGTATTATTACATGTGTAACAATATACCTTATCGTATTACACTCTACACTATCTAAACCTCCCATTAATTCACCATTCAACGATTCTTTATGGGATAAATCgcaattgttatttatgttCTCTTTATTTCTAGAATTACTCGATTATATCTACAAGGGCGCAC gtggTGTTATTCAAGACCTTTATTTCACAACTATTTTGCTGCTATTAAAGTTTAGCATCGTATTTCTCATACTTAATTTCACAGGATTTGTTTCTAATCCCCTTTACGTGTTGATCTTTATCTGTTCTGAGACATTCACCATCCTAGTCAAACATCTAAATATCGTATTAGAATTTCATAGAAAACAAATACCATTTGTTGAGTATCTAGATGAGACAG TCTCCCTTTATTCTTTCTCAACATCTACCTTTTCGCAGTTGTTGCTAGTTATTGAGGCATTGCCAGAAATGAAGAAGAACCAATACTTTAGGTGGTTTCCTTCTCCACTACCCAACAAGCTCAATTTCTTCATTGATTTGTACATAACCTTTATTGTACTTATTTTGGCCTCCCTTGTCTCCTCAATCGGCACATACTATAGGAAACTCACgtgcaaaaaatcaatttga
- a CDS encoding hypothetical protein (overlaps_old_locusTagID:BBM_III03050), translated as MGMTSNFSDEKSQKLYDHYTKNSPQKLEIEMSKLYDIPLESCRPKGCENDQKASNRRVFIKGRVKNLCKVFQEKMDMLEKTLPESKKNALINQIHGTVIRIQKKVDCEDTTPKSIVKSTKIANSSVNSDYKSPKSTSNKSVASQSSNSVTPKADTTFKPAVNTNATNTNKYGIKKTSIVNNGDFLFTNSVTPKSVNKMVKNFNDKTTKNTGYNHVISSEFTTPKSSHIHGLKYCKDNITDIGNKIVNEHNGIKQSVPTPKKTMMTINGPEIVFSGSVTNNKITNITNDNIETSNNNKVLDITPVLEPENTTNEVKLESTVPMQAKKEVNEKLGNASLGNLTSNNVEQMKSTKFSSQQEIHALPEESIPDPTIGPSENVVNNDISSVIDNIMNDQTNCLVSTPGYNSRYDISPISDGNIFEDLLRELDEMIINQVDEEAEFNLSDDEDQFSNNTSINHQFAWFFKAVSNHVLSKPDNDDIDEGTKEQLDWFLA; from the exons ATGGGTATGACAAGCAACTTTTCTGATGAAAAGTCACAAAAGTTGTACGACCATTACACCAAAAATTCACCTCAAAAACTTGAGATTGAAATGAGCAAACTTTATGACATCCCCCTGGAGTCGTGTCGACCTAAGGGCTGTGAAAATGACCAAAAGGCATCAAATAGGAG GGTGTTTATTAAGGGGAGAGTAAAGAATCTGTGCAAAGTCTTTCAAGAAAAGATGGATATGTTGGAGAAGACACTTCCTGAAAGTAAGAAAAATGCCTTGATCAACCAAATCCACGGTACCGTTATAAGGATCCAAAAGAAGGTAGACTGTGAGGATACCACTCCGAAATCTATTGTAAAATCTACAAAAATCGCAAATTCTAGTGTTAATAGCGACTATAAATCCCCTAAATCAACATCAAACAAATCAGTTGCTTCACAAAGTTCGAATTCAGTGACTCCAAAGGCAGACACTACGTTCAAGCCTGCTGTTAATACCAATGCCACGAATACTAACAAATACGGAATTAAGAAGACAAGCATTGTGAATAATGGGGATTTCCTTTTCACAAACTCTGTCACTCCTAAGTCTGTGAATAAGATGGTTAAAAACtttaatgataaaacaaCAAAAAACACAGGTTATAATCATGTTATATCCTCCGAATTCACCACGCCTAAATCTAGTCACATTCATggtttaaaatattgcaaagATAATATAACTGATATAGGTAATAAGATTGTGAATGAACATAATGGAATTAAACAGAGTGTTCCAACTCCTAAAAAGACCATGATGACGATAAATGGACCAGAAATTGTATTTTCTGGTTctgttacaaataataaaatcacaaatattacaaacgATAACATAGAAACAtccaataataataaagtACTAGATATAACACCAGTATTAGAACCCGAAAATACAACAAATGAAGTTAAGCTAGAATCAACTGTGCCAATGCAGGCTAAAAAAGAAGTGAATGAAAAACTTGGAAATGCTAGCCTTGGTAATTTAACAAGTAACAATGTAGAACAAATGAAATCTACTAAATTTTCATCTCAACAAGAAATCCATGCATTGCCGGAGGAATCAATACCTGATCCCACAATTGGCCCATCAGAAAATGTTgtgaataatgatatatccaGCGTGATAGATAACATCATGAATGACCAAACTAACTGTTTGGTAAGCACTCCGGGGTACAATAGTAGATACGATATTAGCCCCATTTCTGATGGTAATATATTCGAGGATTTACTGCGAGAACTTGATGAAATGATCATAAATCAGGTAGATGAGGAGGCTGAGTTTAATTTAAGTGATGATGAAGACCAGTTTTCCAACAACACGAGCATTAACCACCAATTTGCCTGGTTCTTCAAGGCAGTATCAAACCACGTATTATCTAAGCCAGATAACGACGATATTGATGAAGGTACTAAAGAACAATTGGATTGGTTCTTGGCTTAA
- a CDS encoding Protein kinase domain (overlaps_old_locusTagID:BBM_III03050), whose product MEMDDTEDPFPSTLPRWFSSENKIENITDVFTFVKKLGQGVYGDVFMCNLRDNPDKKFAIKRVRQTNSPVGNIFGLEQNIIKELHALSCFSKSHVNIVKLYDYCSAVEKYMSPNIKSPLETSKDDNKTCIVFYFIFELCDMDLHKLIKNKFSRYLPFENDLFNSLIKTHEGEYMMHDIINHSTKVFLKNNKLTNSLPLPGFSEMDTKIIAYQILKGLVFLHSERIIHRDIKPQNILLKEIKLEGVDNVQYEVKLADFGLSTIMPPKHVKPMTEEVVTLLYRPPELLLGNCVYTTAIDVWSAAVTIGECILGKPMFRGRTEFGVLMRIFSLIGHPSDEDLNNQLTLLKHYNDKFPKVIRDKKRTFKLFFTDKFGRCLLSTQGLDLMKKMLEFNPSKRITALEALKHPWFDNVHENLPKSVQKSENLYKLHSTYPLNVPDNLDFISNKPMNSSGLGYDLSAGDICADSITYQYSAV is encoded by the exons ATGGAAATGGACGATACGGAGGACCCTTTCCCCAGCACACTTCCAAGATGGTTCTCCTCAGAAAATAAGATTGAAAACATCACAGATGTATTTACTTTTGTCAAAAAGTTGGGTCAAGGTGTCTATGGTGATGTATTCATGTGCAATCTCCGGGATAATCCCGATAAAAAGTTTGCCATCAAGCGTGTACGCCAGACCAATTCTCCTGTTGGTAATATTTTCGGTCTGGAGCAGAACATCATTAAGGAGTTACATGCTCTTTCATGTTTCAGCAAGTCTCACGTAAACATTGTCAAGCTTTATGATTATTGCTCTGCTGTGGAGAAATACATGTCTCCAAATATAAAATCCCCCTTGGAAACATCAAAAGACGACAATAAGACATGTATCGTATTCTATTTCATATTTGAGCTGTGTGATATGGATCtgcataaattaattaaaaataaattctCCCGCTACTTGCCCTTCGAAAATGACCTATTTAATAGCTTAATTAAGACACACGAGGGGGAGTATATGATGCATGACATTATAAATCATTCGACAAAAGTATTTCTCAAAAACAATAAGTTGACAAACAGTTTGCCTTTGCCAGGATTCAGTGAAATGGACACAAAAATTATCGCATACCAAATACTTAAAGGGCTAGTCTTCCTGCATTCGGAACGGATTATACACAGGGATATCAAGCCTCAAAACATTCTACTCAAAGAAATCAAACTAGAAGGAGTTGATAATGTACAGTATGAAGTAAAATTAGCAGATTTTGGACTGTCGACAATTATGCCTCCTAAGCACGTCAAACCCATGACGGAAGAGGTTGTAACTCTGTTATATCGGCCTCCGGAGCTTTTACTGG GGAATTGTGTATATACAACAGCTATAGACGTATGGTCTGCTGCAGTTACAATAGGGGAGTGTATATTGGGGAAGCCTATGTTTAGAGGAAGGACTGAATTTGGCGTTCTAATGCGCATATTCAGCCTAATTGGCCACCCAAGTGATGAAGATCTAAACAATCAATTGACACTTCTGAAGCATTACAAT GACAAATTCCCCAAGGTAATTCGGGACAAAAAACGAACCTTTAAACTCTTCTTCACAGATAAGTTTGGTAGGTGTCTACTCAGTACACAAGGACTAGATCTTATGAAAAAAATGCTGGAATTCAACCCATCCAAGCGTATAACAGCTCTAGAGGCGCTTAAGCATCCATGGTTTGATAATGTGCATGAAAACCTCCCCAAAAGTGTACAAAAATCAGAaaatttgtacaaattaCACTCAACATACCCACTAAATGTGCCTGATAATCTGGATTTTATCAGTAATAAACCGATGAATAGCTCTGGCTTGGGATATGATTTGAGCGCAGGTGACATATGCGCTGACAGCATAACTTACCAGTACTCCGCTGTTTAA
- a CDS encoding dTMP kinase (overlaps_old_locusTagID:BBM_III03055), producing MSEIERGLFIVIEGLDRSGKSTVCKGLKQLLESEGKKVKLIGFPRRDSTIGNILSEYLKCKNDLLPQTAHLLFSADRWQAQNDIKQSLSEGFYLICDRYAYSGVAYSVGAQGLNISWAKHSDTGLVSPDLTFYLNIKSNIIAKRSGFGNERLEKINLMENVELAYQMFQNSPNWILVDANQDIEAITKQLLGIVLSTKPGTMKFLWE from the exons ATGAGTGAAATTGAGCGGGGGCTATTTATCGTCATAGAAGGACTAGATAG ATCTGGTAAATCTACAGTTTGTAAAGGACTCAAGCAATTACTAGAGTCTGAAGGTAAAAAGGTTAAACTTATCGGATTCCCTA gAAGGGACAGTACTATAGGTAATATTCTAAGTGAATATCTAAAGTGCAAAAATGATCTACTTCCTCAGACGGCTCATCTACTCTTTTCCGCTGACAGATGGCAGGCTCA GAATGATATTAAACAGTCACTCAGTGAAGGCttttatttgatttgtGATAGATATGCATATTCTGGAGTTGCATATTCTGTTGGTGCTCAG GGCTTAAATATTTCGTGGGCCAAGCATTCCGACACTGGATTAGTATCGCCAGATCTAACATTTTACCTAAACATCAAGAGTAATATAATAGCAAAGCGTAGTGGTTTTG gcaATGAAAGACTggaaaaaatcaatttaatgGAGAATGTTGAACTGGCCTATCAAATGTTTCAAAACTCTCCAAATTGGATTTTGGTCGATGCAAATCAGGATATAGAG GCTATTACAAAACAATTGCTGGGTATAGTACTATCTACTAAGCCCGGTACTATGAAATTTCTATGGGAATGA
- a CDS encoding Nucleoporin FG repeat region (overlaps_old_locusTagID:BBM_III03060), which produces MQGVNSLQSQTTNYQLNDISYKPEYANANGKMTVRQISMIISPWKGQFERADKLIKQKETTLDSIGHSILQMDNSYDSCCKLHDDVHSVVKQCALETEKLLNQAKKFLKNQEERVKRYNQAKRLVDLIKNEDKSDKGTSWLNAIQVPNHLLIQLAKDLLFQIRSYGKQVDDLENNANALLGANGSNVLSMIESLLDMHHESILAQNAKIASLVARAEHIEGTLGKSIDMEPFIKAFHPVKLESVTQAPKQEMNDIKIKIENFKRFNKALTGDGNDNKPIHLGNLLSPILPSNSTGNFIGQQPQAQQSQMGIMGGFGTSSGLLASNTQQNTNTGGGLFGSSFANSGTGTGLGTGTGGGLFGSISNNPLTGTGSTGGGLFGSTSTSQPATTGGLFGGTASTGASATGGGLSGSTSTIQPTTTGGLFGSTTTQQNTSGGLFGSTATTGTSGGGLFGSSNTGTSSGGLFGSTTQQNTSGGLFGTTMQSNTGGGGLFGSSNTGTSSGGLFGSTTQQNTSGGLFGTTMQSNTGGGGLFGSSQPQQQSGGLFGSASNQNTGGLFGQSNQQQSTTGGLFGSNQTNTCGGGLFGSSVTPSSGGCGLSGQSNQNTGGGMFGSNQPSSGGGLFGSSQMKPQQQSGGMFGKTVLGSSGTFAVGSNGTAVQIGGQQQQGWGQQNNLFGKPQQIGGGLFR; this is translated from the coding sequence ATGCAGGGCGTGAATTCTCTTCAAAGCCAAACAACCAATTACCAATTAAATGACATATCCTACAAGCCCGAATATGCTAACGCCAATGGAAAAATGACTGTCAGACAGATCAGTATGATCATCTCTCCCTGGAAGGGTCAGTTTGAGCGGGCAGACAAACTTATTAAACAAAAGGAGACAACACTCGACTCTATTGGGCATTCAATTCTTCAAATGGACAATTCTTATGATAGTTGTTGTAAATTGCATGATGATGTACATTCTGTAGTCAAGCAGTGTGCTCTTGAAACTGAAAAATTGCTCAATCAAGCCAAAAAATTCTTGAAGAATCAAGAAGAACGTGTAAAACGGTATAATCAAGCCAAAAGACTAGTTGACTTGATTAAAAACGAAGATAAGTCTGATAAGGGCACTTCATGGCTTAATGCCATCCAGGTACCCAACCACCTGCTAATACAACTTGCAAAGGATTTATTGTTCCAAATTAGAAGTTACGGCAAACAGGTTGATGACCTTGAAAATAATGCTAACGCTCTTTTAGGTGCCAACGGATCTAATGTTTTATCAATGATTGAATCATTGCTTGATATGCACCATGAATCAATTCTTGCCcaaaatgccaaaattgCTTCATTGGTAGCCAGGGCAGAGCATATAGAGGGGACACTTGGCAAGTCAATTGACATGGAACCGTTTATCAAGGCATTCCACCCAGTAAAATTGGAATCGGTTACTCAAGCTCCCAAGCAAGAAATGAACGATATCAAGATCAAGATTGAGAATTTTAAGAGATTCAATAAAGCACTAACTGGAGATggaaatgataataaaccTATACATCTTGGAAATTTGCTATCGCCCATACTTCCCAGCAACAGCACTGGTAACTTTATCGGCCAACAACCACAAGCTCAACAATCACAAATGGGAATTATGGGAGGGTTTGGTACTAGCAGTGGGTTATTGGCATCTAATACTCAACAAAATACCAATACTGGAGGCGGCTTATTCGGTTCATCTTTTGCCAATAGTGGTACTGGCACTGGTCTAGGTACTGGAACTGGTGGTGGATTATTTGGGTCAATATCTAATAACCCACTTACTGGTACCGGTTCCACAGGTGGAGGTTTATTTGGATCCACTAGTACGAGCCAACCTGCAACAACGGGAGGATTGTTTGGTGGCACTGCTTCTACTGGTGCTTCGGCCACTGGCGGTGGTTTATCTGGGTCAACCAGTACAATCCAGCCCACTACAACAGGAGGATTATTTGGTAGTACTACCACTCAACAAAACACAAGTGGAGGACTTTTCGGCTCAACAGCCACAACCGGCACGAGCGGTGGTGGTTTGTTTGGCAGTTCTAATACTGGCACTAGTAGCGGTGGCCTATTTGGGTCCACTACTCAACAAAACACAAGTGGAGGACTTTTCGGCACAACAATGCAATCAAATACTGGAGGAGGCGGATTGTTTGGCAGTTCTAATACTGGCACTAGTAGCGGTGGCCTATTTGGGTCCACTACTCAACAAAACACAAGTGGAGGACTTTTCGGCACAACAATGCAATCAAATACTGGAGGAGGCGGGTTATTTGGATCATCACAGCCACAACAGCAGTCTGGTGGATTATTTGGCAGTGCCTCAAATCAGAATACAGGTGGATTATTTGGTCAATCTAATCAGCAACAATCCACCACCGGTGGATTGTTTGGGTCTAATCAAACCAATACATGCGGTGGCGGTTTATTTGGTTCATCTGTCACTCCTTCTAGTGGAGGGTGTGGTTTATCTGGCCAATCTAATCAAAATACTGGCGGTGGAATGTTTGGTTCAAATCAGCCTAGTAGCGGTGGTGGATTATTCGGATCTAGCCAGATGAAACCGCAGCAACAGAGCGGCGGGATGTTTGGAAAGACAGTACTAGGTTCTTCTGGCACTTTTGCCGTTGGTTCAAATGGAACTGCTGTGCAAATTGGTGGTCAACAGCAGCAAGGTTGGGGCCAGCAAAATAATCTATTTGGCAAGCCTCAGCAGATTGGTGGGGGGCtatttagataa
- a CDS encoding DEAD/DEAH box helicase (overlaps_old_locusTagID:BBM_III03065), whose translation MSNINRLRTLKSLLLEDTFGSPIKSPTENDCNAKNSIDEPQFHRINPQHNLNSYTGAKGRALLKEQLESEIFHQSSQESNEEFNEPVKDQLNTKETLLQTSHKLRQDAKLKNELDIIRDQEEKLLEQVSHSLTSNLQPVAERAKGITHKRLPVLWTLPKKYKKMTLDEIEKVRARNYIDINGTNVPPPIRSFRDMKFPKPILKYLAKKNIKTPTQIQMQAIPAVLQGRDIIAIAYTGSGKSMVFILPMIMVAWEYELRMRILKGEGPFALVLCPSRELASQTCSIVDDITHYIYDYTGLRLKTLCLIGGVNLFDQSDKISRGIHMVIATPGRLIDFLNNKRMALSQCLYICMDEADRLIDLGFEDDIRNVMNHLSGPRQTLLFSATMPKKIQEFAITALFDPVVINIGRAGAANLNVIQDVEWVQQEMRLPMLLKSLQKSSPPVLIFCENKRDVDEIHEYLLLKGVEAVAIHSGLMMRDRQEAIRQFRNGTKDVLVATGVASKGLDFPDIKHVINFDMPREIEDYVHMIGRTGRSNRKGLSTTFIHKGVSQIVLMDLKTLLIEAKQRIPEFLKVLDSKGLNLKSIGGLRGCAFCSGLGHRISDCPKLKSQRNKVSQKNRDLVSSGSRYNSENGYCGDW comes from the exons atgTCCAATATCAATCGATTGAGAACACTTAAATCCCTTTTGTTGGAAGACACCTTTGGGTCGCCAATCAAAAGTCCAACAGAGAACGATTGTAATGCAAAAAATTCGATTGATGAACCACAATTTCATCGAATCAATCCTCAACACAATCTAAATAGTTATACTGGTGCAAAAGGCCGTGCTTTGTTGAAGGAACAACTAGAAAGCGAAATTTTTCATCAAAGTAGCCAAGAATCGAATGAAGAATTTAATGAACCAGTAAAAGATCAATTAAACACAAAAGAAACTTTGCTACAAACATCACATAAGCTTAGACAAGACGCAAAACTTAAAAATGAACTTGACATCATTAGAGACCAAGAAGAAAAGCTTCTAGAACAAGTATCACATTCTCTAACTTCAAATTTGCAACCTGTAGCAGAAAGAGCAAAAGGAATCACTCATAAAAGGTTGCCAGTGTTGTGGACTTTACCAAAAAAGTATAAAAAAATGACCCTTGATGAAATAGAAAAGGTTAGAGCTAGAAATTACATTGATATAAATGGAACGAATGTACCTCCACCCATTAGAAGTTTTAGGGATATGAAATTTCCTAAACCAATCCTAAAATATTTGGCCAAAAAAAACATTAAAACCCCCACTCAAATACAAATGCAGGCAATTCCAGCCGTGCTACAGGGAAGAGATATAATAGCTATTGCATATACAG GTAGTGGTAAAAGCATGGTTTTCATACTACCTATGATAATGGTTGCGTGGGAATACGAACTAAGAATGCGCATTTTGAAAGGGGAGGGACCTTTTGCTTTGGTTCTATGTCCTTCAAGGGAGCTTGCTTCACAAACTTGTTCAATAGTTGACGATATAACACATTACATTTACGATTACACGGGGCTACGACTTAAAACATTGTGTCTGATTGGTGGGGTTAATCTATTTGACCAA TctgataaaatttctaGGGGAATACATATGGTAATTGCAACGCCAGGTCGGTTGATTGATTTTCTTAACAATAAGAGGATGGCATTATCacaatgtttatatatttgcaTGGATGAAGCGGATAG attgaTAGATTTGGGTTTTGAGGATGACATTAGGAATGTCATGAACCATTTAAGTGGTCCACGCCAAACGTTATTATTTTCAGCCACAATGCCTAAAAAGATACAGGAATTTGCCATAACAGCTCTGTTTGATCCGGTAGTGATAAACATTGGCAGAGCTGGTGCAGCTAATTTAAACGTGATTCAGGACGTTGAGTGGGTCCAACAAGAGATGAGGTTACCTATGCTGCTAAAAAGCCTGCAAAAATCATCACCACCGGTTCTGATTTTCTGTGAAAACAAACGAGATGTGGATGAGATTCACGAGTATTTGTTACTAAAAGGTGTGGAAGCGGTGGCTATTCATAGCGGATTAATGATGCGTGATAGGCAAGAGGCTATTAGACAATTTAG AAATGGCACGAAGGATGTACTAGTGGCCACTGGTGTTGCTTCCAAGGGTTTGGACTTCCCAGACATAAAACatgttataaattttgacatgCCTAGAGAAATTGAAGATTACGTACACATGATAGGCAGAACCGGAAGATCCAACAGGAAGGGATTATCAACAACATTTATACACAAAGGTGTATCACAAATAGTTTTAATGGACCTTAAAACGTTGTTAATAGAGGCTAAACAAAGGATACCTGAATTCCTAAAGGTACTAGATTCCAAAGGACTCAATTTGAAG TCCATTGGTGGACTGAGAGGTTGTGCCTTTTGCAGTGGATTGGGGCACCGTATTAGCGATTGTCCCAAATTGAAATCGCAAAGAAATAAAGTGAGCCAGAAGAATCGGGATTTGGTTAGCAGTGGTAGTAGGTATAACTCGGAGAATGGATATTGCGGTGATTGGTGA
- a CDS encoding large subunit ribosomal protein L27Ae (overlaps_old_locusTagID:BBM_III03070): MTTRFKKSRKLRGHVSAGHGRVGKHRKHPGGRGKAGGMHHHRILFDKYHPGYFGKVGMRHFHKLRNQFECPTINLDRLWNLVPDEIKNKCSKDGKAPVVDVTKAGYFKVLGTGHLPEQPLIVKARYFSKLSEEKIKKAGGVCIITT, translated from the exons ATGACTACACGGTTTAAGAAGAGTAGAAAGCTGCGTGGACATGTTTCTGCGGGTCATGGACGGGTTGGAAAACATAGAAAACATCCCGGCGGCCGTGGCAAAGCTGGAGGCATGCACCATCATCGAATCCTGTTTGACAAATACCACCCCGGGTATTTTGGAAAG GTTGGTATGAGACACTTTCACAAACTTCGTAACCAATTTGAATGTCCAACTATAAACCTTGATAGGCTATGGAATCTCGTACCCGATGAGATTAAAAATAAGTGCTCTAAGGATGGAAAGGCTCCAGTGGTTGATGTTACAAAGGCTGGATATTTCAAGGTATTAGGTACGGGGCATCTGCCCGAACAGCCATTAATTGTTAAGGCTAGATACTTTTCCAAGCTTTCGGAAGAGAAGATCAAGAAAGCAGGAGGAGTATGCATTATCACTACTTAA
- a CDS encoding trafficking protein particle complex subunit 6A, putative (overlaps_old_locusTagID:BBM_III03075;~overlaps_old_locusTagID:BBM_III03080), producing MDDVLGVSRSLSLHMVNQIVQYNIAKCSEGKCLNQLFLSNLLQELDFQGHLLGNHIAHRLTISSSSVWDDKRGLVFLCKNVWPFLFQKQADKLQANGKGTYIIKDSNIPWISNITVKFINSNNASDMKLRSRMLIQSYQALISGILRGVLDSLGIYSTVDPQQDDPDSLTCTFKVSIKKTSE from the exons ATGGACGATGTCTTGGGTGTTTCAAGAAGCCTTAGTTTGCACATGGTTAACCAGATTGTGCAGTACAATATCGCAAAGTGTAGCGAGGGGAAGTGTCTTAACCAACTCTTTCTGTCAAACTTATTGCAAGAATTGGATTTTCAAGGGCATTTACTAGGAAATCATATTGCTCACAG ATTGACAATCTCATCATCTTCAGTATGGGATGACAAAAGAGGATTGGTTTTTTTATGCAAAAATGTCTGgccatttttatttcaaaaGCAAGCAGATAAACTGCAAGCCAACGGCAAA GGTACGTATATAATCAAAGACTCTAACATACCATGGATAAGTAATATAACcgtcaaatttataaactCAAACAATGCATCGGATATGAAATTGAGATCTAGAATGTTAATACAATCCTACCAGGCTCTAATATCAGGGATATTAAGAGGAGTGCTAGATTCGTTAGGCATTTACAGCACAGTAGATCCACAGCAAGATGATCCTGATTCATTGACAT GTACATTTAAGGTATCCATAAAAAAGACTAGCGAATAA